Proteins encoded by one window of Lepeophtheirus salmonis chromosome 3, UVic_Lsal_1.4, whole genome shotgun sequence:
- the LOC121114154 gene encoding uncharacterized protein, translating into MVQYLLKALSLLILGSSIIHGSPTDYGSSRSNGRIVFGENTSSSSLRSSTVVKGRSGTGCRLVNKVVYDVEYEEVNNQVCKTTNKRVCNTRFVEDCKNYQDQVCETVQRRECNNKRERQCEDFFRTVSEPYIEDECRDESVRECEKAWQVNGAGEKIWADDPSTCIQVKKTKCSPVTKQRSRQVPDQICLTVTVPVCQNVPKQECRSVTKKRCEKKPVEECNNVPRRNCQNVHKQVPKQVKKNVQVRECNEGSSSIQSENKFTSGGSFDVDHTNDDDSSIILENDYEDSFRDSIGPRSSILL; encoded by the exons atggtacAATACTTACTTAAAGCTCTTAGTCTACTGATTCTTGGATCATCAATTATTCATGGATCACCAACAGACTATGGCTCAAGTAGAAGTAATGGTCGAATTGTTTTTGGTGAAAACACTTCCTCTTCTTCTTTACGTTCAAGTACCGTCGTAAAAGGTCGATCTGGAACTGGTTGTCGTCTTGTCAATAAAGTTGTTTATGACGTAGAATATGAAGAGGTCAACAATCAAGTTTGCAAGACTACGAATAA ACGTGTTTGCAACACTCGATTTGTCGAAGACTGTAAAAACTATCAGGATCAAGTATGTGAGACTGTTCAAAGGAGAGAATGCAACAACAAACGAGAAAGGCAATGTGAGGACTTTTTCAGAACAGTGAGTGAGCCTTATATAGAGGATGAATGCAGAGATGAATCTGTGAGGGAATGCGAAAAGGCATGGCAAGTTAATGGAGCCGGTGAAAAAATTTGGGCTGATGATCCTTCCACATGCATTCaagtaaagaaaacaaaatgctCTCCTGTTACCAAGCAAAGATCTCGTCAAGTCCCTGATCAAATATGCCTAACTGTGACCGTACCTGTTTGCCAAAATGTTCCTAAGCAAGAGTGCAGATCTGTAACAAAGAAAAGATGTGAGAAGAAGCCTGTGGAAGAGTGCAATAATGTTCCAAGGCGGAATTGTCAAAATGTTCATAAACAAGTTCCTAAGCAAGTAAAGAAAAATGTCCAAGTAAGAGAATGCAATGAAGGATCTTCCAGCATTCAGAGTGAAAACAAGTTTACTTCGGGGGGCTCCTTTGATGTGGATCATACAAATGACGATGACAGCAGTATAATCCTTGAGAATGACTATGAGGATAGTTTCAGGGATTCTATCGGGCCAAGAAGCtccattttattgtaa